The Fortiea contorta PCC 7126 genome has a segment encoding these proteins:
- a CDS encoding DUF1611 domain-containing protein, with protein MRLALNQRIAILLHEGTCGSQGKTGLALLRYSEAQIVAVIDHESAGKSLTELTGIQRDVPIVESVAAALEYKPEVLVIGIAPKGGAVPDNYWHEIKDALDAGMSLVNGLHTPLATMKELNELLKPGQLIWDVRKEPPNLDVASGLARNLPCRRVLTVGTDMAIGKMSTSLELHWAAKLRGWRSKFLATGQTGVMLEGDGIALDAVRVDFAAGAVEQMVMRHGRNYDIIHIEGQGSLLHPGSTATLPLMRGSQPTQLILVHRAGQTHNRNNPHVPIPPLTKVIQLYEAVATAGGSFAAVPVVGVALNTAHLSEIAAQEAIAQTTAETGLPCTDVVRYGAGLLLDAVMQS; from the coding sequence GTGCGTCTGGCGCTTAATCAAAGAATAGCGATTCTGCTACATGAAGGAACTTGCGGGTCTCAGGGAAAAACTGGGCTGGCACTTTTACGCTACAGTGAAGCTCAAATTGTCGCCGTTATTGATCACGAATCTGCGGGCAAATCGTTAACGGAATTAACGGGTATTCAACGGGATGTACCGATTGTCGAGTCGGTAGCGGCTGCTCTAGAGTATAAACCTGAAGTCTTGGTGATTGGCATTGCTCCCAAAGGCGGTGCTGTCCCGGATAATTACTGGCACGAAATTAAAGATGCTTTGGACGCGGGGATGTCTTTGGTGAATGGTTTACATACACCATTAGCAACAATGAAGGAGTTAAATGAACTCCTCAAACCAGGACAACTAATCTGGGATGTACGCAAAGAACCACCAAATTTAGATGTTGCTAGCGGTTTAGCACGCAATTTGCCCTGTCGGCGAGTGTTGACGGTGGGAACAGATATGGCAATTGGCAAAATGTCAACTAGTTTGGAGCTACATTGGGCGGCAAAATTGCGGGGCTGGCGTTCTAAGTTTTTGGCTACGGGTCAAACTGGGGTGATGTTAGAGGGAGATGGAATCGCATTAGATGCTGTGCGAGTTGATTTCGCTGCTGGCGCGGTGGAACAAATGGTGATGCGTCACGGCAGAAATTATGACATCATCCACATTGAAGGACAAGGTTCACTGCTGCATCCTGGTTCGACAGCAACTTTACCGCTGATGCGTGGTTCTCAACCTACGCAATTAATACTAGTACATCGGGCTGGACAAACTCATAACCGAAATAATCCCCATGTGCCGATTCCACCTTTGACGAAGGTGATTCAGCTTTATGAAGCTGTGGCTACCGCTGGGGGTAGTTTTGCTGCAGTGCCTGTTGTGGGAGTAGCTTTAAATACAGCGCATTTAAGTGAAATTGCGGCACAGGAGGCGATCGCCCAAACTACAGCGGAGACTGGGCTACCTTGTACTGATGTGGTACGGTATGGGGCTGGGTTGCTGCTAGATGCGGTGATGCAGAGTTAG
- a CDS encoding pYEATS domain-containing protein — MTINNFQTLHIAQTIEPSPLKIPKQEHEGVNLLGASWVPFWQTIVWLLFWVFIIKYINKNFSQQISSLFNAFITRIQDGSAIKLGNFMELDVPPAIKNQQVSTATAEGVSGIKIPENINEKVLNYQKNSTGISESIYLIHLAEVIVSRTPDKPGLYRVKIWLEAYSEDDFNNCTRVIYRLHNSFKKQIIATESPQNQFELWLNIWGEFTIIAYVERKNQEALWLTRYLDLPGRPPG, encoded by the coding sequence ATGACAATAAACAATTTTCAGACTCTTCACATCGCACAAACCATTGAACCATCGCCATTAAAAATTCCTAAGCAGGAACACGAAGGCGTAAACCTACTAGGTGCAAGTTGGGTTCCTTTCTGGCAAACCATAGTCTGGTTATTATTTTGGGTTTTTATCATCAAATATATTAATAAAAATTTTAGCCAACAAATTAGTAGTTTATTTAATGCTTTTATTACCAGAATTCAAGACGGCTCTGCAATTAAATTAGGTAATTTTATGGAGCTAGATGTCCCGCCTGCTATCAAAAATCAGCAGGTAAGCACGGCAACTGCAGAAGGTGTGAGTGGTATTAAGATCCCTGAAAATATTAACGAAAAAGTTCTCAACTACCAAAAAAACTCTACAGGTATTTCTGAGAGTATCTATCTAATTCATTTAGCTGAAGTAATTGTATCTAGAACTCCAGACAAACCTGGACTTTATCGAGTTAAGATATGGCTAGAAGCCTATTCAGAAGATGATTTTAATAATTGCACTCGTGTTATTTATCGCTTGCATAACTCTTTTAAAAAACAAATTATTGCTACCGAGTCGCCTCAAAATCAGTTTGAATTGTGGTTGAATATTTGGGGAGAGTTCACAATAATTGCTTACGTGGAACGAAAAAATCAAGAAGCATTATGGCTGACACGCTATCTTGATTTACCAGGACGACCACCAGGATAG
- a CDS encoding M48 family metallopeptidase, with translation MKRTWKSLLLTCNWILLSVGTSILIILTQPTPSPAEAPPSPSVAETAAEPMLSAGKIIRQLKLIQADKLYLAGQIPEAEKIYRQAKEPFAKHNTLKERKFAVTDPAQLSPGGKVYWRESEGGIANNLQTKTLVPLQLLVEQYPEFIPGHIRFAEALKKYDRTKESLDVLERASSLYPDQPDLIKARITALGESKKWMEASLAARQFAILNPQNPQAPEFSQLAEVNLNRYKAYIQEEIRGNAIANMITGAVGYAVTGSLLGPLSAVDSTILLLQGEESIGESVANQAKKQLDVVKDETVLAYVNEIGQKLAKVAGRNEFKYEFFVIPQPELNAFALPGGKIFINAGAIAKTNSEAELAGLIGHELSHVVLSHGFQLVTQGNLIANVTQYLPFGGTIGQLFALSYSRDMERQADTLGTRLIVAGGYAADGLRNLMATLEKQQKNAPPSWLSSHPGGNERVNSLEDLISRSSYNRYAYEGVARHAEIKATVKQLLKDKKEQDEKKQRS, from the coding sequence ATGAAACGAACCTGGAAGTCTCTGTTACTAACCTGTAATTGGATCTTGTTGTCAGTCGGGACATCAATTTTAATTATCCTGACGCAACCCACACCCAGTCCAGCGGAAGCACCACCCTCTCCTAGCGTTGCAGAAACTGCAGCCGAACCAATGCTGAGTGCGGGAAAAATTATCCGTCAGTTAAAATTGATACAAGCGGATAAGCTGTATTTGGCGGGACAGATACCAGAGGCAGAAAAAATTTATCGCCAAGCGAAGGAGCCGTTTGCTAAACATAATACATTGAAAGAGCGTAAATTTGCTGTCACAGATCCGGCGCAACTATCGCCAGGGGGTAAGGTATACTGGCGAGAATCAGAGGGAGGAATAGCAAATAATTTACAAACCAAGACTTTAGTACCTCTGCAATTGTTGGTGGAACAGTATCCAGAGTTTATTCCTGGACATATCCGCTTTGCTGAGGCGCTGAAGAAGTACGATCGCACTAAGGAATCATTAGATGTATTAGAACGCGCATCTTCGCTGTATCCAGACCAGCCAGATTTGATTAAAGCTAGAATTACCGCTTTGGGAGAGTCGAAAAAATGGATGGAAGCTTCTTTAGCAGCGCGTCAATTTGCGATTCTCAATCCCCAAAATCCCCAAGCGCCTGAGTTTTCTCAGTTAGCTGAAGTTAATCTCAATCGTTACAAAGCTTATATCCAAGAAGAGATACGGGGTAATGCGATCGCTAATATGATCACAGGTGCGGTGGGTTATGCGGTGACTGGTAGTTTATTAGGGCCATTGTCAGCAGTAGATTCTACCATATTATTGTTGCAAGGTGAAGAATCTATTGGCGAATCGGTGGCGAATCAAGCGAAAAAACAGTTAGATGTGGTGAAAGACGAAACTGTTTTAGCTTATGTGAACGAAATTGGACAGAAGTTGGCAAAAGTAGCGGGAAGGAATGAGTTTAAGTATGAATTTTTCGTGATTCCCCAACCAGAACTTAACGCTTTTGCGCTGCCTGGTGGGAAAATATTTATTAATGCAGGTGCGATCGCTAAAACTAATTCTGAAGCTGAGTTAGCTGGATTAATCGGTCATGAACTATCTCATGTGGTTTTATCCCACGGTTTTCAATTAGTTACTCAAGGGAATTTAATCGCTAATGTTACTCAGTATCTCCCTTTTGGCGGTACTATTGGTCAACTTTTTGCCTTGAGTTATAGCCGTGATATGGAACGTCAAGCTGATACTTTAGGCACACGGTTGATTGTCGCTGGTGGCTATGCTGCAGATGGTTTGCGTAATTTGATGGCGACATTAGAAAAACAACAAAAAAATGCACCTCCCAGTTGGTTGTCATCGCACCCAGGGGGTAATGAAAGAGTTAATTCTTTAGAAGATTTGATTTCTCGTAGTAGTTATAACCGCTACGCTTATGAGGGAGTAGCACGCCATGCAGAAATTAAAGCTACAGTCAAACAGTTACTCAAAGACAAAAAAGAACAAGACGAAAAAAAGCAGCGTTCTTGA
- a CDS encoding COP23 domain-containing protein gives MSSKLLCFAFVGSLGLSLLLGNSIAFAQVVVPTDSTGGSSFPPNGSSVPIDTSTGGIPTSTPVDGVARFSCQTNNGQYTIMYQPQSQPGQYFAWATPASLGGGWNSQLRCQTIANRLETYRPDGLQELQTAVENNENTICVTTEANPTCRIVLTVPRGRDPFTVRNSVFQNLMTADSGQQTLAVNTYANRGRGNNDLYNLGRTLLGGGNNQVSSSRRGLNLQPFLDPKDGGNGSGLKNGVAIRSRGNTSSSGAKNTNNSNNPRLDPNRFRR, from the coding sequence ATGTCATCAAAACTGCTGTGCTTTGCATTTGTTGGCAGTTTGGGTTTATCTTTGCTTTTAGGTAATTCTATAGCGTTTGCTCAAGTTGTCGTTCCCACAGATTCAACAGGTGGTTCGTCGTTTCCCCCCAATGGGTCATCAGTTCCCATAGACACTTCCACTGGCGGTATTCCCACTTCTACTCCCGTTGACGGTGTGGCTCGGTTTTCCTGCCAAACTAACAATGGTCAGTATACCATTATGTATCAACCACAAAGTCAACCAGGACAATATTTTGCTTGGGCGACACCAGCGTCTTTGGGTGGGGGTTGGAATTCACAACTACGCTGTCAAACCATTGCTAATCGTTTAGAAACCTATCGCCCAGATGGGTTACAAGAATTACAAACAGCGGTGGAAAATAACGAAAATACAATTTGCGTTACCACCGAAGCTAATCCTACTTGTCGAATTGTGTTAACAGTACCACGTGGTAGAGATCCTTTTACTGTCCGCAATAGTGTTTTCCAAAACTTGATGACTGCTGATAGTGGACAACAAACTTTAGCGGTTAATACCTATGCAAATCGTGGTAGAGGGAACAATGATTTATATAATTTAGGTCGCACACTTTTAGGTGGTGGTAATAATCAGGTAAGTTCATCTCGACGCGGACTAAATCTGCAACCTTTTCTCGACCCCAAAGATGGTGGTAATGGTAGCGGATTAAAAAACGGGGTAGCGATTCGCTCTCGCGGTAATACTTCTAGCAGTGGTGCTAAAAATACCAATAATAGTAATAATCCCCGACTCGATCCTAATAGATTCCGTCGCTAA
- a CDS encoding shikimate dehydrogenase: protein MTNNITGKTQLLGVIGYPVEHSLSPLMHNAAIAQLGLDYVYLPLPIEPQNLEIAIAGFAAVGVVGFSVTIPHKQAIIPLLSEISPLATAVGAVNTVTRQNQRWVGTNTDVEGFIAPLQTTYHQDWRQQIAVILGNGGAARAVVAGCQQLGFAEIHVVGRNQEKLTAFYNSWRNSSIIENLQVHPWEKLTKLIPQANLLVNTTPIGMYPHIDNSPLSREEMAGLSANAIAYDLIYIPQPTQFLQQAQKQGAIIIDGLEMLVQQGVAALKIWLQTESVPVDVMRQALRKHLGLN, encoded by the coding sequence ATGACAAACAATATTACAGGTAAAACTCAACTTTTAGGAGTGATTGGGTATCCGGTGGAACACTCTTTGTCGCCACTGATGCATAACGCCGCGATCGCCCAATTGGGATTAGACTATGTTTATCTACCTTTGCCTATAGAACCACAGAATTTAGAAATAGCGATCGCTGGTTTTGCAGCTGTTGGAGTTGTGGGTTTTAGTGTGACAATTCCCCACAAACAAGCAATTATACCTCTACTCTCTGAAATTTCTCCACTGGCTACAGCCGTGGGTGCGGTGAACACCGTCACGCGCCAAAATCAGCGCTGGGTAGGGACAAATACCGATGTGGAAGGATTTATCGCACCTCTGCAAACAACTTATCACCAAGATTGGCGTCAGCAGATAGCTGTAATTTTAGGTAATGGTGGCGCAGCTAGAGCGGTTGTCGCAGGTTGTCAGCAACTGGGTTTCGCTGAAATTCATGTTGTGGGGCGCAATCAGGAAAAATTAACAGCATTTTACAATAGTTGGCGCAATTCGTCCATAATTGAGAATTTGCAAGTTCATCCTTGGGAAAAATTGACAAAATTGATTCCCCAAGCAAACTTATTAGTTAACACCACCCCAATTGGGATGTATCCCCACATTGATAATTCGCCCTTGAGTAGAGAAGAGATGGCGGGCTTATCAGCAAATGCGATCGCCTACGATCTAATATACATTCCTCAGCCCACACAATTTCTTCAACAAGCCCAAAAGCAAGGTGCAATTATCATTGATGGGTTAGAAATGCTCGTCCAACAAGGAGTAGCAGCTTTAAAAATCTGGTTACAAACAGAATCAGTTCCTGTAGATGTGATGCGTCAAGCATTGCGAAAACATCTAGGTTTAAACTAA